One genomic segment of Pseudomonas sp. p1(2021b) includes these proteins:
- a CDS encoding gamma carbonic anhydrase family protein, with the protein MKYRLGDLRVETHPTSWAAPNATLIGKVRLQAGASVWFGAVLRGDNELIDIGEGSNVQDGTVMHTDMGSPLTLGKGVTVGHNAMLHGCTVGDHSLVGINAVILNGARIGKHCIIGANALIPEGKEIPDGSLVMGSPGKVVRELTEAQKRMLEASAAHYVQNAERYARDLVPQDD; encoded by the coding sequence ATGAAATACCGCCTGGGCGACCTGCGGGTCGAAACCCATCCCACCAGCTGGGCCGCGCCCAATGCCACCTTGATCGGCAAGGTCCGCCTGCAGGCCGGGGCCAGCGTCTGGTTCGGTGCGGTGCTGCGCGGCGACAACGAGCTGATCGACATCGGCGAAGGCAGCAATGTCCAGGATGGCACGGTGATGCATACCGACATGGGCTCGCCGCTGACCCTCGGCAAGGGCGTCACTGTCGGCCACAACGCCATGCTCCATGGCTGCACGGTGGGCGACCACAGCCTGGTCGGCATCAATGCGGTGATCCTCAACGGGGCGCGTATCGGCAAGCACTGCATCATCGGTGCCAACGCATTGATCCCGGAAGGCAAGGAGATTCCCGACGGCTCGCTGGTGATGGGGTCTCCGGGCAAGGTGGTACGCGAGCTGACCGAGGCGCAGAAGCGCATGCTCGAAGCCAGCGCCGCCCATTACGTGCAGAACGCCGAACGCTATGCCCGTGACCTGGTGCCGCAGGATGACTGA
- a CDS encoding CoA pyrophosphatase, which translates to MLDELLRRMSNHTPASLETDRRFPEAAVLLPITRSEEPELVLTLRAKGLSTHGGEVAFPGGRRDPEDPDLVFTALREAEEEIGLPPGLVEVVGPLSPLISLHGLKVTPFVGVVPDFVEYRANDAEIAAVFTVPLAFFRQDPREHTHRIDYQGRSWYVPAYRYGEYKIWGLSAIMIVELVNVLFDAGIDLHHPPERFIPI; encoded by the coding sequence ATGCTGGATGAGCTCCTTCGCCGTATGAGCAACCATACCCCCGCGTCACTGGAAACGGACCGTCGTTTCCCCGAAGCGGCGGTTCTCTTGCCCATCACCCGTAGCGAAGAGCCCGAGTTGGTGCTGACCCTGCGGGCCAAGGGCCTTTCCACCCACGGCGGCGAAGTGGCCTTCCCCGGTGGGCGGCGAGACCCGGAAGATCCTGACCTGGTGTTTACCGCCCTGCGCGAAGCCGAGGAGGAAATCGGTCTGCCGCCGGGCCTGGTGGAGGTGGTTGGCCCACTCAGCCCGCTGATCTCCCTGCATGGCCTGAAGGTGACGCCGTTCGTCGGTGTGGTGCCGGATTTCGTCGAGTACCGGGCCAATGATGCAGAGATCGCGGCCGTGTTCACCGTGCCGCTGGCATTCTTCCGCCAGGACCCGCGCGAGCATACCCATCGTATCGATTACCAGGGCCGCAGCTGGTACGTGCCTGCCTACCGCTATGGCGAATACAAGATCTGGGGGCTGTCGGCGATCATGATCGTCGAGCTGGTCAACGTGCTGTTCGATGCCGGTATCGACCTGCACCATCCCCCCGAGCGCTTTATCCCGATCTGA